The stretch of DNA AATATTGTCTGCCGTTCACTCCCCACAGGCGAAGTCGGCATCATCCCCGGGGACTCGATCCCTTATCCGTCTCGTCCGGCGCTCATCGGCCGCGTGCCGTGACTCTGCCCTTGCGTCCGCAACCCATTCCACCTGGATACCGAGGGCCCGGATCTCAACCTATGAATTCCTGGCTGCCCGCCGGGAGTGGTGACCTTTCCCACCCCGGCCTCGAATAGTCTGGAAATCCGTGAAGATGCACAAGGCCCGCACGTGCGTTCCTTTCCCAGCTTTTCATGAACCATTGGTCCGGACGGTGCGGTTCGGATGGGTATGGACAGGTTCCCAGAACCCTACTCCGCCTTCCAACCGGGATGGACATGGTGTCCGGCTATAACTTTCCGGGGGCGCCGATAGCTTCTCAAGGCCCTACTTCTCAAGGCCCTGCTCGCTCGAGCATTCTTCCGGTTGGCTACCTTCCCCAGGTTCTGGAAGGCGGTAACCCCTTTCACAAGTTCCTACTCGCCCAATTCCTCCTCCAGAGCCTTCCTTCGCCTATCTGCGGCCCGCTTGCCCAGGGCGGCGAAGAATATGCTCCCCTCGTAGAGGAGGAACATGGGGGCGGCCACCAGCATCATGGTTATGGGGTTCCAGTCCGGGGTGATGAGGGCGGCAAAGGCCAGGATGGCGATAACGGCGTACCTCCATCCCCGGTGAAGCCTGCGGGGAGTCACGATGCCCAGGCGCACCACCAGCCACACCAGCAGGGGCGTCTCGAAGGTGAGGCCCAGGGCCAGCATGAGCAGGGCCACCAGGCCCACATAGTCCCCGGCCATGAGCACAGGGCTAATCCTCCCCTGGGCCTGGCCCACCAGCCAGTTCAGGCCCACGGGCAGGATGTAGAAGTAGCAGAAGGCGGCGCCGGCCAGGAAAAAGAGGATGATGAAGAAGAGGGAACCGTACATCAGGCGCTTCTCCCGCTTGCGCAGGGCGGGGGCCACGTAGGCCAGGACCTCGTAGAGGATGACCGGGAGGGCGATGACCAGGGCCGCGTACATGGCGATCTTGAAGCGCACCATGAACGGCTCGAGGACCGTCTGGTAGTAAAGGTTGAGGGGGATGTCGGCCTTGGTAGCCGGCCTCTTCAAGAAATCGAGGATCTCCCAGGAGAACACATATCCCACGCAGACCGCCACCAGGAGGGAGATGAAGATGACGATTATGCGCCTGCGCAGTTCCTCCAGGTGCTCAATGAAGGACATTCTCAGCTCGGCCACAGGCACCTCCCCGAACGATTGGAAAACCGAAAAGTGGGGTGGTATTCATTCAGGTGATGATGCCGGGAACGGATCACTCTATATCTTCAGGTCATGCCGCCGACCGTTCACCCCTATCGACATATCCACGTCATCCGAACGAGCCCGGCAAACGATTCCCGCAACACATCAAGCCGTATACGCCGCCCCGCATCATCATCCCCCATTAAAGCGGAGGGAGACCCGCCCTCCTATATGCGCACGCGCAAGGCAACGGCTTTTCCGCAGGATCATCATCCCGGGGTCGCCCGGCGGGAGTTCAATCCTCGTCGTCCGAGGACTTCTTCTTGGCCCCTTCCTCCTCATCCGTTCCCTCGATGCCTTCCTGGATGGCCTTGGAGACCTCTTGGCTCGAGGCCCGGAACTCGCGGATGGCCTTCCCCACGGAACGCCCTATCTTGGGAAGCTGAGCCGGCCCGAAGATGATGAGGGCGATGAGGAGTATCACTCCCAGCTCGGGGAGGCCGAAGCTCTGAAACAGGGCGAGCATTCCTTTTCCCTCCTTCTCGCGTTCCCGCACCGGCCTTTCCGGCGAGGCTGTCCCCTTTCCCGATGAGCCTCAACCGGCTCACGTCGACTCTTTCAGGCTTGCGAACATGTCCTTCCGGCGCGCCTACTAATATTAGACCCCGCCAAGATGATAGTCAAACGAACCGAACATCGAGATATCACCCCTTTCTTTCTGTCGACCTGCTTGTTTGGTGAGGATGACAGGGCGGTCTCCTCGGCTTTTTCAATCTCGAAAACGCCTGCATGAACGATACATCATCGCCAACCGACCGTATCTAATCCCTTCTAGGAGGAACCCCCGCGAAGCC from Actinomycetota bacterium encodes:
- the tatC gene encoding twin-arginine translocase subunit TatC, whose translation is MAELRMSFIEHLEELRRRIIVIFISLLVAVCVGYVFSWEILDFLKRPATKADIPLNLYYQTVLEPFMVRFKIAMYAALVIALPVILYEVLAYVAPALRKREKRLMYGSLFFIILFFLAGAAFCYFYILPVGLNWLVGQAQGRISPVLMAGDYVGLVALLMLALGLTFETPLLVWLVVRLGIVTPRRLHRGWRYAVIAILAFAALITPDWNPITMMLVAAPMFLLYEGSIFFAALGKRAADRRRKALEEELGE
- a CDS encoding twin-arginine translocase TatA/TatE family subunit translates to MLALFQSFGLPELGVILLIALIIFGPAQLPKIGRSVGKAIREFRASSQEVSKAIQEGIEGTDEEEGAKKKSSDDED